Below is a window of Desmonostoc muscorum LEGE 12446 DNA.
TAGAGAAATCAACTCTGTCCAAGAGGAACCAGTGACTAAATTTTGGGCGTGAGCTAATCGGTTTCGCAACTGTTCAGCAGACTTGAGAAAGCGTTCGCCAAACCGCTTGGATTTTAGTCCCAGTTGCTCAAGAAGTTCTGGTTGATTTAAAACCAACTCTCGCTTATCGCAAAATTGCAGGTAATCTAACAAATCTGTAGCTTCGTTTCTTTCCTGACTTTCTCGCCATAGCCGTCGAGCAACTTCTAAGCGCTCTTTTTTGAGGACTTGTTGCCAAGAATCTTGGGGATAGTAAAGCCGCACCAGCCGCAGGAGATTCATTTCTAGCAGCGTTACCAAGCCAAATAGTAGCATTCGGGCGGGTGCTTTCTGTAAGTCGCCACAGGTAACAATTCCAGTCACTTGATTACAGTCCAGAACAAACAATCGGGGAGTTTGTTGCAAAATTGGTAGTAACTTCATCAGTGGGGTGGAAATGGCAATTAGTTCTTTGGGATGAAATACCCGTTGATAATCGCTACATTTGCCTTCTTTACCTTGAATCAAACTAGAGCGTTCTACATAGCCACTAATGGTATCTCCCGTTTCAACGCCGATGACATCAAAATTTTGTGCCTCCATCCAATGCAGCACTTCTGTCACCTGAGCATCGGCTGGCATAGCTTTGAGGGGTTCTGCTACGTATTCAATGGTGATATTGTTCTCAAACAAGCTCCGCAGGTCTTGAGAACGCGATTTGAGGTGTTTCATCACCCTTTTATAAACTCACATGAAATAATCCTATGGTACTCGGGCGATCGCTTGCCAAATTAATCCTACAACAGCCAAATCGAAGATTCCACCCAAAAAGCTACTTATAGACAAGATATCAAGCCCAATCAACCTACCCATACAAAATAAAAGCGCTGACATTGGCTAAAACGCAGGGCAGTTAGTAAGCATCATTTTTTTACCATTTTTGTTGGTATATATGTAATGACGGTTATGCATTATCAAGTAACAAATTATTTTGCATCTACAAAAAATAAATATCTATGTAGTTAAATGTATGAGATTAATTGATGAATTTTCCAGGAAAATGCAGAAATTCCTGGAAAAAAAATGTTATTACTAAAACGATACATCGAATTGATACTTGGTAGAATCGTACCAAGATAACCAAAATTGATAACATTATGCCAAGAAAAGAACAAGGATGGGTCACATTTCAAACCTCTGAGGACGAGCGGAAGATTCTAGAAGAATTCTGCGAACAGTCTCAACGCACCAAGACTGAGATTCTGCGAGAACTCGTGCGTAGTCTCAATCAGCACTCTTCAGCACCAATATCACTACCAACCAAGGAGGAAAAACAAGAAGATATCTACACTCAAAAGCCTGAGTTTGAAACTAACATTCCCAAAAAATCATTAAAAGTTAGCTCTCGGAATATTCTTAAAGGTGTCATTAAACGAGTTGTTTATGGAGCTGTTAATAGTGAAGTGACTATCGAGATTATTCACAAAGTAGAATTAACTTCGATTATCACCAGAGCTTCCGCTGAAGAGTTGGAACTAGCTGAGGGAAAAGAAGCTTATGCAGTTATTAAGTCTAATGATATAGTTATTGCCAGAGAATAGAAATATGTTAATTTGCTGCGTGACATATTAGGAAGATGAATTTTATTCATTAACATTTTTGATTTTCAATAAGTGTAATATAAAGAAGGAGTCAGAATTCAGAATTCAGAATTCAGAATACTCTACGCATGTACCCTTACAGGGAAGCAAGCTACGCGCAGCGTCCCGTAGGGAAGGGATAGAGTTTTAATCAGGAAGAATGTTTAAATTTCTTTTCGCTCACGAACGCAAGTGCGTCTCGTAGAGAAGTACGGTTTTAACCTATACTCATCAGCCACTTGTGCAGAATACCCAACTGAATTCTGACTCCTGACTTCTGAGTTCTTCTTGATAAATTGAGTATTGAAAACCTTGACTCAAAAGATAGTCATATCTATAGGATTCCTATTTTATTAGATGAGTTATGTGAACTAAAGGGCAGTTTCTAGTATTTATAGTCAATGCGATCGCAGATATCAAAGATGAGACTCTGATCGTGTGACTTGATAATTTCTGTGCGTTAGAGCGTCCCCCACTCTTTGCCTCCTCTGAGTACGGTAAACCGTATTTGTCCATTAGTTCCCAAAGATTAATTTAATTGTTAAGTTTAGTTACATAGATTAAAAATCGCAGCCAAAGTTGCTGAAAGTGAGAATTGATTACTGTTGAGGATGAAGATAAAATGAACGACTTAGCGTAGGTGTAGCCCGTCGGAGACATCGCTAAAATTGGGCAGATACCCCATCTCAGCCTGGATTTACGCCAGATAAAAGGGGTCATCGCGCCATAGCTTTGGTCAAGCTTCTCAAATTCCATCAAAAATAAAATTTATTTAATAATGTTTAACATTGCCATGAAAGCCACAAATCAGTTAGTGCATTTTTTAGAAAAAGAGTTGGCTATTTCTGGGAAAGCAATTTCCCTGGCCTTGCGACATTGCGAACAGACTCCCAACTTCCTAGCAATGACCCTCTGGCAATATGGGCTGATAACACTAGACCAGTTAGCTCAAATTTTTGATTGGCTAGAGGAGACTGGGGATTGGGGCTTGGGGGCTGGGGAATAGCGACTGGGGAGATCAGGGGAATAAGCAATGACCAACGACCAACGACCAACGACCAACGACTATTTTGACTTTAAGGATTGATAACATCTATGACAATTAAAGAGCAGCCTAAACAACCCCGGTCTCGAATTATTGCCAATGTATTACTGGCAGTATCAGGGCTATTCCTGCTTTTAAATCTGTTTTTACCTGGTTTATTTGCTTCTGGTCCTGCTGGGGTTCCCTACAGCTTATTTATTCATCAAGTACAGGAAGGCGAAGTCACCCGTGCTTCCGTCGGTCAAAACCAGATTCTCTACGAATTAAAAACAGAGAATGGCGAACCAGGACAGGTGTTTGCAACTACACCAATCTTTGATTTGGAATTGCCCAAACTCCTAGAACAGAAAGGAGTTGAGTTCGCGGCTACACCTCCACCGAAGAATACTTGGTTTACAACCCTCTTGAGTTGGGTAATCCCACCGTTAATTTTTATTGGCATCTGGCAATTCTTTATTTCACGTGGTGGTGGCGGCGGTTCTCAAGGTGTCCTCTCTATAGGTAAGAGTAAAGCTAAGGTTTATGTTGAAGGTGAATCAGCTAAAATTACCTTCCAAGATGTGGCAGGGGTAGAAGAAGCTAAAACTGAATTAGTGGAAATTGTAGATTTTCTCAAGACTCCGGCACGTTTTACGCAAATTGGTGCGAGGATTCCCAAGGGTGTGCTGTTGGTTGGCCCTCCGGGTACTGGTAAGACACTTTTAGCGAAAGCTGTAGCAGGGGAAGCAGGTGTTCCATTCTTCAGTATTTCTGGTTCGGAGTTTGTGGAACTGTTTGTTGGTGTGGGTTCTTCCAGGGTGCGAGATTTATTTGACCAGGCAAAGAAACAGGCTCCTTGTATTGTATTTATTGATGAATTGGATGCCATTGGTAAGTCTCGTAGCAGTAATGGCTTCTACGGTGGTAACGATGAACGGGAACAAACCCTCAATCAGTTACTAACTGAAATGGATGGGTTTGCGGCTGGGGATGCTACGGTAATCGTCCTTGCAGCTACCAACCGTCCCGAAAGTCTCGATCCTGCATTGCTGCGTCCAGGTCGCTTTGACCGCCAAGTGTTGGTAGACCGTCCTGATTTATCTGGTCGTGAAGCAATTCTCAAGATTCACGCTCAAAAGGTGAAATTAGGAGATGATGTAGATCTAAAAGCGATCGCCACTCGTACTCCTGGTTTTGCTGGTGCAGATTTAGCAAACTTAGTAAATGAAGCTGCATTATTAGCAGCGCGAAATCACCGCCAAACCGTTGCTCAAGAAGACTTTGCTGAAGCCATTGAGCGGGTAGTCGCCGGTTTAGAAAAAAAGAGTCGTGTATTGAGCGATACCGAGAAAAAGATTGTTGCTTACCATGAAGTCGGTCACGCAATGGTAGGGGCGCTAACGACAGGAAACGGTCGTGTAGAAAAGATTTCCATTATTCCCCGTGGAATGGCTGCTTTAGGCTACACCTTGCAATTACCCACCGAAGACCGCTTTTTGATGAATGAAGCAGAACTGCGGGGTCAGATTGCAACTTTGTTAGGAGGACGTTCCGCCGAAGAGGTTGTGTTTGGCAGTATTACAACAGGTGCATCCAACGATTTGCAACGAGCAACTGATTTGGCAGAACGGATGGTGACTACTTATGGTATGAGTAAAGTCTTAGGACCACTGGCTTACCAACAAGGACAACAAGCAATGTTCTTGGGTAATGGTGCCCCTAATCCCCGGCGGGCGGTGAGTGAAGATACAGCCAAAGCCATTGATAGTGAAGTCAAGGAAATCGTGGAAACAGCCCACGAACAAGCCCTAGAGATTCTAAAACAGAATCGAGACTTGCTAGAAGCGATCGCAACTCAACTATTGGAAACAGAAGTCATTGAAGGTGAAAAACTGCATAATCTGTTAAGCCAAGTTAAACCTGTAGGTAATTGGTAAAAGGGACTGGGGACTGGGGACTGGGGACAAGGGGGAATGGCGTTGCTGAATCAGAATATGAAATGCCAAAGTTACCTTTCTTTTTATTTGTACCTTTGCACCTTTGTATGAGACAAATTCATATTTTCAGTCAGCAACGCCAGGGGAATAACTCCCCAATCCCCAATCCCCAATCCCCAATCCCCAATCCCCAATCCCCAATCCCCAATCCCCAATCCCCAATCCCCAATCCCCAATCCCCATCTCTGCGTTAAATCTCTGCGTTACTTGGCGTTTGAGAAATACCATTCACGGCAATGCAAACACCAGCGAGGAAAAATGCCATTGCACCCCCAACTGCACCGACAAAAGGTGTTATGGTTTGTGGTTGGGGAAATACGACGCCAAACAAACTCATGGCCGCAGCAAACCCACCAAAATACGTGCCAATTCCTAATCCCGCCCATCTTTGGGGTACTAGTCCTAAAGCAAAAGGAACTGCCCCGTTAACAATTAAACTAAAGCCAGCAACTATTAGCAGAATTATGGGAATTTGTGCGCCGACAAATACCATTATCAGTAATGAAGGAATGGTTACACAAATACCACAAAGCATTGCTTGACGATTG
It encodes the following:
- the ftsH4 gene encoding ATP-dependent zinc metalloprotease FtsH4, which gives rise to MTIKEQPKQPRSRIIANVLLAVSGLFLLLNLFLPGLFASGPAGVPYSLFIHQVQEGEVTRASVGQNQILYELKTENGEPGQVFATTPIFDLELPKLLEQKGVEFAATPPPKNTWFTTLLSWVIPPLIFIGIWQFFISRGGGGGSQGVLSIGKSKAKVYVEGESAKITFQDVAGVEEAKTELVEIVDFLKTPARFTQIGARIPKGVLLVGPPGTGKTLLAKAVAGEAGVPFFSISGSEFVELFVGVGSSRVRDLFDQAKKQAPCIVFIDELDAIGKSRSSNGFYGGNDEREQTLNQLLTEMDGFAAGDATVIVLAATNRPESLDPALLRPGRFDRQVLVDRPDLSGREAILKIHAQKVKLGDDVDLKAIATRTPGFAGADLANLVNEAALLAARNHRQTVAQEDFAEAIERVVAGLEKKSRVLSDTEKKIVAYHEVGHAMVGALTTGNGRVEKISIIPRGMAALGYTLQLPTEDRFLMNEAELRGQIATLLGGRSAEEVVFGSITTGASNDLQRATDLAERMVTTYGMSKVLGPLAYQQGQQAMFLGNGAPNPRRAVSEDTAKAIDSEVKEIVETAHEQALEILKQNRDLLEAIATQLLETEVIEGEKLHNLLSQVKPVGNW
- a CDS encoding TOBE domain-containing protein; protein product: MPRKEQGWVTFQTSEDERKILEEFCEQSQRTKTEILRELVRSLNQHSSAPISLPTKEEKQEDIYTQKPEFETNIPKKSLKVSSRNILKGVIKRVVYGAVNSEVTIEIIHKVELTSIITRASAEELELAEGKEAYAVIKSNDIVIARE
- a CDS encoding DUF2949 domain-containing protein; the protein is MKATNQLVHFLEKELAISGKAISLALRHCEQTPNFLAMTLWQYGLITLDQLAQIFDWLEETGDWGLGAGE